The following is a genomic window from Fulvia fulva chromosome 9, complete sequence.
TATACCCAACGATCCACGAGATGCGTGAGCGATGCTTCGCCGGTTTCCACTACGATCTATGCGAGCGTGAAACCTTTGATGACACGCCAGAAGAACGCAAGGAGTTCTTCGAGAAGCTTTGGGCACAGCAGGGTTTCGCTCTATGGCTTGCAGGCTACAAGGACTATCTCTTCAGCGACAAGGCGAACGACGAGGCATACAACTTCTGGAGATCGCAACAGTCCAAGCGCGTCAAGGATCCTGTCAAGAACAAGATTCTATTCCCAGAGCAGAAGCCACACCCATTCGGCGTGAAGCGACCATGTCTCGAGCAGAACTTCTATGAGGTCCTCGACCGTGACAATGTTGCGCTCGTCAACATCAACGAGGAGAACGGCACCCCGATCGAGAGGTTTACCGAGAAGGGTATCGTCGCAAACGGCGAGGAGCGTGAGTTCGACATTATTGCCCTTGCTACCGGCTTCGACGTTGTCACTGGTGGCATGACCAATATGGGCCTCAAGTCCATCAACGGCACATACCTCAAGGACGAGTGGAAGGCTTCCGCAAATACCTACCTCGGAACCACAATCTCCGGCTACCCAAATCTCTTCCACATGTACGGCCCCCACGGCCCAACCCTCCTCTCCAACGGCCCATCCTCTGTCGAGATCCAGGCCCGATGGATCGCAACCGCCATCAAGCAGATCAAGAAGCAGGGCATCAAGTACATTGACCCAACAAAGGAGGCCGAGAAGGAGTGGAAGCAGCGTATCAACGACCTTGCGGCACCATCTCTCTTCCCCACGACAAAGTCGACGTATATGGGTGGCAGTATCCCCGGCAAGGCCTTTGAGATGACTTGTTATGCTGGTGGTGTGAATGCTTATGGCCCTGAGATCAGGAGCAAGCTTCCAGGCTGGCAAGGGTTTGAGGTTACCAAGGCATAGGCCTCTTTGTACAGTGTAGCGTAGTTGGTTGTAGTAGACGTGATGATGTTATGATACCGCCAAAGTCTTGATCAGTGCATTGTTCCA
Proteins encoded in this region:
- a CDS encoding FAD-binding monooxygenase acrE, yielding MGSVEPGIDAKPERILKTDLRQYGRRTRTDGPYADNLDIDVLIVGGGFSGAMSLHEARKNGFNAVLYEAGVGFGGTWRWNIYPGARVDSPVPIYELAIPEVYEDWYWTTNYPDWHELQAYFDHVDKKLNLSKDSSFETVVTAAEFDKEEGKWHVQTADGRNAKCRFLVVAAGFAAKRYIPDVPGLDTFKGEIHHSSFWPIDGVDFKNKKVAVIGTGASGVQCIQEMGPVAEQLTVYQRTPNLALPMGKRDLSKQEQDNLKPLYPTIHEMRERCFAGFHYDLCERETFDDTPEERKEFFEKLWAQQGFALWLAGYKDYLFSDKANDEAYNFWRSQQSKRVKDPVKNKILFPEQKPHPFGVKRPCLEQNFYEVLDRDNVALVNINEENGTPIERFTEKGIVANGEEREFDIIALATGFDVVTGGMTNMGLKSINGTYLKDEWKASANTYLGTTISGYPNLFHMYGPHGPTLLSNGPSSVEIQARWIATAIKQIKKQGIKYIDPTKEAEKEWKQRINDLAAPSLFPTTKSTYMGGSIPGKAFEMTCYAGGVNAYGPEIRSKLPGWQGFEVTKA